The following are encoded in a window of bacterium SCSIO 12643 genomic DNA:
- a CDS encoding acyltransferase — MIISKILNKITGLIFKLYSILINWLIFSVEGVDYSRFPKVAGRINVLNRGKIALGKQNILTSSNKSNPVGGGSNTSIYCSPGGNIKIDDNVAISNSVIFSQKSIHIKSGAMIGGGCQIYDTDFHSLKWKERLKIEDEKIKTAPVIIEENAFLGCNVIVLKGSVIGKNSIIGAGSVVKGKIPENEIWGGNPAKYIKSIT, encoded by the coding sequence ATGATCATTTCAAAAATATTAAATAAAATTACTGGGCTGATTTTTAAATTATACAGCATTTTGATTAATTGGCTGATATTTAGTGTTGAGGGTGTCGACTATTCAAGGTTTCCAAAGGTGGCTGGGCGTATTAATGTTTTGAATAGAGGGAAGATTGCTTTAGGGAAACAAAATATACTAACTTCTAGTAATAAATCTAACCCGGTTGGAGGCGGTTCTAATACTTCAATTTATTGTTCTCCAGGAGGAAATATTAAGATTGATGATAATGTAGCCATTAGTAATTCGGTTATTTTTTCTCAGAAAAGTATTCATATTAAATCAGGGGCTATGATAGGTGGTGGTTGTCAGATATATGATACAGATTTCCATTCATTAAAATGGAAAGAAAGGCTTAAAATAGAAGATGAAAAAATAAAAACAGCTCCTGTAATAATCGAAGAAAATGCTTTTTTGGGTTGTAATGTAATCGTACTCAAAGGGTCTGTAATAGGAAAGAATAGCATTATTGGTGCTGGATCTGTTGTTAAAGGTAAAATACCAGAAAATGAAATTTGGGGTGGAAACC